The following coding sequences lie in one Candidatus Nitrospira allomarina genomic window:
- a CDS encoding type II secretion system F family protein: MMDPLFLISLLVFLGVLLIGWGAWSYMQSQEKVKDWSIRAKGQSLSQSSSQKNDKKVSLKDQGMKLLERLGQVNKPKDQAVTTRLRASLATAGYRNPRAIVVFLGTRIFLAILLGLAFLVFGSEVMQGKNPMFFPMVLIGVMMVGFYGPQLWLSSAITKRKERLVNGFPDALDLMVVCVEAGLGLDQAIARVGQEVKQGHPDLGDEFILLNLELRAGLSREQGLRNLVNRTNLDDIRSLVALLIQTDRFGTSIGQALRVHSDSMRLKRRLKAEERGAQLPVKLMIPLILFIFPALMVVIIGPGAISLMRNLMPAMGG; this comes from the coding sequence ATGATGGATCCATTATTCTTGATCAGTCTTTTGGTCTTTTTGGGGGTTCTCCTTATCGGCTGGGGTGCGTGGAGTTATATGCAGTCTCAGGAAAAGGTCAAAGACTGGAGTATACGGGCCAAGGGGCAATCCCTTTCGCAGAGTTCCTCCCAAAAAAATGACAAGAAAGTTAGTTTAAAAGATCAAGGGATGAAGCTCCTGGAGCGATTGGGTCAGGTTAATAAGCCAAAGGACCAAGCCGTTACCACTCGTTTGCGTGCTTCATTGGCAACCGCAGGGTATCGAAACCCTCGAGCGATTGTGGTGTTTTTGGGGACACGGATTTTTCTGGCTATTCTGCTAGGCCTGGCCTTTCTCGTTTTTGGTTCCGAGGTGATGCAGGGTAAAAATCCCATGTTTTTCCCTATGGTGTTGATTGGTGTCATGATGGTGGGTTTTTATGGCCCCCAACTGTGGTTGAGCAGTGCCATCACTAAACGAAAAGAACGCTTAGTGAATGGGTTTCCCGATGCGTTGGATTTGATGGTGGTATGCGTAGAAGCAGGGTTAGGGCTGGATCAAGCCATTGCCCGGGTGGGGCAGGAAGTCAAGCAAGGCCATCCTGATCTTGGTGATGAGTTTATCTTGTTAAATCTAGAGCTCCGTGCTGGCTTAAGCCGGGAACAAGGACTTCGAAATTTGGTTAATCGGACCAACCTCGACGATATTCGTAGCTTAGTAGCCTTGTTGATCCAGACTGATCGATTTGGTACGAGCATTGGTCAGGCACTTCGAGTTCATTCAGATTCCATGCGGTTAAAACGAAGGCTTAAAGCTGAAGAGCGAGGCGCACAGCTTCCAGTGAAACTCATGATTCCACTTATATTGTTCATATTTCCGGCATTAATGGTAGTGATTATTGGTCCGGGTGCTATCAGCTTAATGCGAAATTTAATGCCGGCTATGGGAGGGTGA
- a CDS encoding tetratricopeptide repeat protein: MKKASLLVSVFILINLGAVGCAQKEKSMFTLQDEHYQQIMERQKAGINPESQAPVDLTQVMNSDEFEKLGDAHLQQGDFQTAKIQYEKVLEASPEQIPARYKLAVIYLEKGSPQNAYDQFHRILDYDLNFAPAYEGMGRALLKMEKDQEAEKEFQAALMYDAEMWTSENYLGIVADRRHDHKEAIHLYEVALQKKADDPSILNNLGMAYYLDTQYEEAVRTFQRAVQVGGSNDKISNNLGLALTKLGHFDLAYEAYARGMDSAKAYNNLGVAFLEVGKFARASRCFEKAIETQPTFYEKAKENLMLSNRMLAKLPLVQQQALIRRDPVCVGAI, translated from the coding sequence ATGAAGAAGGCGAGCCTCCTCGTATCTGTGTTCATATTAATTAATTTGGGTGCCGTTGGGTGTGCCCAAAAAGAAAAATCCATGTTCACTCTCCAGGATGAACATTACCAGCAAATCATGGAACGACAGAAGGCCGGGATCAATCCGGAATCCCAAGCGCCCGTGGACCTTACTCAGGTCATGAACAGCGACGAGTTTGAAAAACTGGGAGATGCTCATTTACAACAAGGTGATTTTCAGACGGCAAAAATTCAGTATGAAAAAGTGTTAGAGGCTTCGCCCGAGCAGATTCCTGCACGGTACAAGTTGGCAGTGATCTATTTGGAAAAAGGATCCCCTCAGAATGCCTATGACCAATTTCACCGAATCCTGGATTATGATTTGAATTTTGCTCCAGCCTATGAGGGAATGGGTCGGGCCTTGCTGAAGATGGAGAAGGATCAGGAGGCGGAGAAGGAATTCCAGGCGGCCTTAATGTATGACGCTGAAATGTGGACCTCCGAAAATTACCTTGGTATTGTGGCGGATCGGCGTCATGATCATAAAGAGGCGATCCACCTCTATGAAGTCGCCTTGCAGAAGAAGGCAGATGATCCTTCGATCTTGAACAATTTAGGTATGGCGTATTACCTCGATACCCAATATGAAGAGGCGGTCAGAACTTTTCAGCGTGCGGTTCAGGTTGGTGGATCCAACGACAAAATTTCGAACAATCTCGGGTTAGCTCTCACCAAACTTGGGCATTTCGATCTGGCCTACGAAGCCTATGCCCGAGGGATGGATTCGGCCAAGGCCTATAATAACTTGGGTGTGGCATTTTTGGAAGTTGGGAAGTTTGCGCGAGCTTCCCGTTGTTTTGAGAAAGCCATTGAAACCCAACCGACCTTTTACGAAAAAGCCAAAGAGAATTTAATGCTCAGCAATCGAATGCTGGCGAAACTTCCTCTGGTTCAGCAGCAAGCGTTAATCCGACGCGACCCCGTGTGTGTCGGAGCAATTTGA
- a CDS encoding CpaF family protein: MYETKWDEVGAAAGLGALNLGPLKERLHRQVIDTLDLAVVAKLDNNLLKVELTKLVQEMLEKESVPLSMKERESLIADIEHEVMGLGPLEPLVQDQTVNDILVNRADQIYVERAGKLELTDVKFRDEAHLRKIIEKIVSAVGRRIDESSPMVDARLLDGSRVNAIIPPLALNGSSISIRKFSKDKLQISDLVNKRSLTPEIAELLRGIVEARLNILISGGTGCGKTTILNILSGFIPSDERIVTIEDSAELQLRQEHVVRLETRPPNVEGRGEVSQRELVKNCLRMRPDRIVMGEVRSGECLDMLQAMNTGHDGSLTTIHANTPRDCLTRVETLVAMAGLNLATKALRHYISSAIDVILQMTRLSDGSRKMTSLSEIVGMEGETITLQEIFLFQQTGLDEERKVHGQFRATGVRPKFVERFKALGITCDPSIFDPEKIYEV; the protein is encoded by the coding sequence ATGTATGAGACAAAATGGGATGAAGTGGGGGCGGCAGCGGGCTTGGGGGCGTTAAACCTGGGTCCATTGAAAGAACGACTTCATCGTCAGGTGATTGATACTCTCGACCTGGCCGTTGTCGCGAAGTTGGATAACAATCTGCTCAAGGTCGAGCTGACTAAGCTCGTCCAGGAAATGTTGGAGAAGGAATCCGTCCCTCTCAGTATGAAAGAGCGGGAAAGTCTGATTGCCGACATTGAGCACGAAGTCATGGGTTTGGGCCCACTTGAACCCTTGGTGCAAGATCAAACGGTAAACGATATTCTGGTTAACAGGGCCGACCAAATTTACGTGGAGCGGGCCGGAAAACTGGAACTGACTGATGTAAAGTTTCGTGATGAAGCCCATCTCCGAAAAATTATCGAAAAAATTGTGTCGGCCGTGGGGCGACGAATTGATGAATCGTCGCCAATGGTAGATGCCCGGTTGCTGGACGGGTCTCGCGTTAATGCCATTATTCCGCCATTGGCTCTGAATGGATCTTCCATTTCAATTCGAAAGTTTTCCAAGGATAAGTTGCAGATTTCGGATTTGGTAAACAAACGTTCCCTTACCCCAGAGATTGCAGAGCTCCTTCGAGGGATTGTCGAAGCGAGACTGAATATTCTGATCTCGGGAGGAACGGGCTGCGGAAAAACGACCATTCTGAATATTCTGTCAGGATTTATTCCCTCCGACGAACGCATTGTGACGATTGAGGATTCAGCGGAGTTGCAATTGCGGCAAGAGCATGTGGTCCGGCTCGAAACGCGCCCCCCCAATGTGGAAGGGCGAGGAGAAGTGAGTCAGCGGGAATTAGTCAAAAACTGTTTGCGTATGCGGCCGGATCGAATTGTGATGGGTGAGGTGCGAAGTGGGGAATGTCTCGACATGCTTCAAGCCATGAATACGGGACATGATGGATCTCTGACTACGATTCATGCCAATACCCCACGCGACTGCCTGACGCGGGTGGAGACTTTGGTGGCTATGGCCGGGTTGAATCTGGCAACGAAGGCGCTTCGCCATTATATCAGTTCCGCTATCGACGTCATTCTCCAAATGACTCGCCTATCGGATGGATCCAGGAAAATGACCAGTTTGTCAGAAATTGTGGGTATGGAAGGCGAAACCATTACTCTTCAGGAAATATTCTTGTTTCAACAAACAGGACTTGATGAAGAGCGAAAGGTGCATGGGCAATTTAGAGCAACTGGTGTGCGGCCGAAATTTGTCGAACGGTTTAAAGCATTAGGAATTACTTGTGACCCAAGTATCTTCGACCCCGAGAAAATTTATGAGGTGTAA
- a CDS encoding type II and III secretion system protein family protein produces the protein MNQTHGFPFRSMVLALGLVLVGYTGALGEGLTTQAVHVNEPQSLRLTVGESKIVERETAFKRASVANPKVADQIVLSSKQIYLTGIEVGTTTLTLWGQDGQVANVFQVQVSPDVTRLKEQLYTMLPHEPGIQVMNSHEHITLTGNVTNMESLAKALTLAEPYAPNKIINLIQVGGVQQVMMEVKVAEMQRGLMKRLGVNFKRAQKNHRDFSIGLINDLSTVDAFEPLAHAQSSQTTTLEFPSVRTLASNLILGFGIGDDLWTLFLDLLKEHSLSKTLAEPTLIAESGQAAEFLVGGEYPIPIPQQLGQVTVKFKEYGVGLKFTPTVLSEGRISVIVNPEVSELDFANGIVIQGFQIPALTTRRVKTVVELGDGQSFAIAGLLQENIKETVSKYPVLGDVPILGALFRSTAFQKNETELIVIVTPHLVKPLDMVKQTLPTDHYLEPNDFELMLMGYMEGVFPEPNVARPSEAYTLESPRVAGRMPYRKGGMEGMFGHLAP, from the coding sequence ATGAATCAGACTCACGGTTTTCCATTCAGGAGCATGGTGTTGGCTCTGGGCCTGGTCCTTGTGGGCTACACGGGAGCCTTGGGAGAAGGTCTCACCACCCAAGCGGTCCACGTCAATGAGCCCCAAAGCCTACGACTGACGGTCGGAGAGTCAAAAATTGTGGAGCGGGAGACGGCATTTAAACGTGCGTCGGTCGCCAATCCTAAAGTGGCGGATCAAATTGTGCTCTCCAGTAAGCAAATATACCTGACCGGAATCGAAGTTGGGACGACGACCCTGACCCTATGGGGTCAAGATGGTCAGGTGGCGAATGTTTTTCAAGTCCAAGTTTCTCCCGATGTGACTCGCTTGAAGGAGCAACTGTATACGATGTTGCCCCATGAACCCGGCATTCAAGTGATGAACAGTCATGAGCACATTACTTTGACGGGCAATGTCACCAATATGGAGTCCTTGGCTAAAGCCCTCACTCTGGCCGAGCCCTATGCCCCGAATAAAATCATTAATCTGATTCAGGTGGGGGGCGTACAACAGGTGATGATGGAAGTCAAAGTCGCGGAAATGCAGCGTGGGCTGATGAAGCGTCTCGGGGTAAATTTTAAGCGGGCTCAAAAAAATCACCGTGATTTCTCCATCGGTCTCATTAATGATTTGTCCACGGTTGATGCCTTTGAACCGTTGGCGCATGCACAATCCTCACAAACTACGACTCTGGAATTTCCGAGCGTGAGAACGCTGGCCTCAAACCTGATTTTAGGATTCGGGATTGGTGATGATTTATGGACTCTCTTTTTAGATCTGCTGAAAGAACATTCTCTCTCGAAAACCTTAGCTGAACCGACCTTGATTGCAGAGAGCGGGCAAGCCGCGGAATTCCTGGTTGGAGGAGAATATCCGATTCCAATTCCGCAGCAACTCGGCCAGGTGACCGTGAAATTTAAAGAGTACGGTGTCGGATTAAAATTTACCCCCACTGTTCTTTCTGAGGGGCGCATCTCCGTGATTGTGAACCCCGAGGTGTCAGAATTAGATTTTGCCAATGGTATTGTCATACAAGGATTTCAGATTCCCGCTTTGACCACTCGACGGGTGAAAACCGTAGTGGAATTAGGTGATGGACAAAGTTTTGCCATCGCCGGTCTTCTCCAGGAAAATATCAAGGAAACGGTTTCGAAATACCCGGTCCTCGGTGATGTTCCGATTTTAGGAGCGTTATTCCGGAGCACCGCATTCCAAAAAAATGAGACCGAACTGATTGTGATTGTGACCCCTCATTTGGTGAAACCTCTGGACATGGTGAAACAAACCTTGCCCACGGATCACTATTTAGAACCCAATGATTTTGAGCTGATGCTGATGGGCTATATGGAAGGGGTGTTTCCAGAACCAAATGTCGCCAGGCCGAGCGAGGCCTACACGCTTGAGTCACCGAGGGTGGCAGGAAGAATGCCGTACCGTAAAGGTGGGATGGAAGGGATGTTTGGGCATCTGGCCCCATAG
- the cpaB gene encoding Flp pilus assembly protein CpaB, producing the protein MGQKRPLVFLGIAMIIALVTTVMVYRWLQGQRMIETDAPEVVMEGVSVAVASADIPWGTPLGEKAVRVMMYPEEGVPVGHFKDTASLNGRVVLTNLKKNEPILESKLAPIDVKTGGVSAVMDPNKRAMAVKVNEVVGLPGFVQPGDRVDVMATFEDPRSKKKDNGGGKEEVTKVVLENTLVLAIDTQMERSAGEEKPTPVKVITLEVSLEEAERLAMAENGGKLRLALRSPLNPEVKKTKGADFKDLMRSHQLIPPPPRGGKPKEQVEVIQGTTRKTMKF; encoded by the coding sequence ATGGGACAAAAACGGCCACTCGTATTTTTAGGAATCGCGATGATTATTGCCCTGGTGACGACCGTCATGGTGTATCGGTGGCTTCAGGGACAACGAATGATCGAAACCGATGCTCCTGAAGTAGTGATGGAAGGTGTGAGTGTCGCAGTGGCCAGTGCCGATATCCCCTGGGGGACTCCACTCGGTGAAAAAGCCGTTCGAGTAATGATGTATCCTGAAGAAGGTGTCCCCGTAGGTCACTTTAAGGACACGGCATCTTTAAATGGTCGAGTCGTGCTGACAAACCTGAAAAAAAATGAGCCAATTTTAGAATCGAAATTGGCTCCGATTGATGTGAAAACGGGCGGAGTATCCGCGGTCATGGATCCCAATAAACGGGCAATGGCTGTAAAAGTGAATGAAGTGGTTGGCCTTCCGGGATTTGTGCAGCCAGGAGATCGGGTTGATGTGATGGCGACCTTTGAGGATCCCAGGTCTAAAAAGAAGGACAATGGCGGTGGGAAGGAGGAGGTGACCAAGGTCGTCCTTGAGAACACGCTCGTGTTAGCGATCGATACGCAAATGGAACGATCAGCTGGAGAGGAAAAGCCCACTCCCGTAAAAGTCATTACGCTGGAGGTGTCGTTGGAGGAGGCCGAAAGGTTGGCCATGGCCGAAAATGGTGGGAAGTTACGATTGGCCTTACGAAGTCCACTGAATCCTGAGGTGAAGAAAACCAAAGGTGCCGACTTTAAGGATTTGATGCGTTCCCACCAACTCATTCCTCCGCCGCCCAGAGGGGGAAAGCCAAAAGAGCAAGTTGAGGTGATCCAGGGGACAACGCGGAAAACGATGAAATTTTAA
- a CDS encoding A24 family peptidase — protein sequence METFLPLFGLAIGLVVAAVTDVREGRIPNWLTGSLAVFGIGVNSMEYGWEGFLFSLGGLIMGLVCLIFFYLKGGMGAGDVKLLGAIGTILGPGQVVFAFAFAAMLGGLYSIALLSTQGGMRHAWDRMFLLLSTLKVIRTIPVSGAQTPTEPKLRYALVLGLGTVIAKTLFYYDVL from the coding sequence ATGGAGACATTTCTTCCATTATTTGGATTAGCAATAGGGTTAGTGGTGGCAGCGGTTACGGATGTTCGGGAAGGGCGGATTCCCAATTGGCTGACGGGTTCCTTGGCCGTCTTTGGAATTGGAGTGAATAGTATGGAGTATGGTTGGGAGGGATTCCTGTTTAGTCTCGGCGGTCTGATCATGGGGTTGGTCTGCTTGATATTTTTTTATTTGAAAGGTGGGATGGGCGCCGGAGACGTGAAATTGCTTGGAGCGATTGGAACAATCCTGGGTCCGGGTCAGGTGGTCTTTGCGTTTGCGTTTGCAGCCATGTTGGGGGGGCTATATAGCATAGCTCTGTTGTCCACTCAGGGTGGCATGCGCCACGCCTGGGATCGGATGTTTCTCCTTTTGTCGACTCTGAAGGTGATCAGGACTATTCCGGTTTCGGGCGCACAAACTCCCACCGAGCCAAAGTTACGGTATGCCCTAGTTTTAGGGCTGGGTACTGTGATCGCCAAAACGTTGTTTTATTATGACGTGTTGTAA
- a CDS encoding type II secretion system F family protein produces the protein MTVAISIGIFLSIILFVEGAYYCYHQYVNPHNKNLKRRLRGGSGRPGDLQKTQEAPGILRNRKMSDIPWIQNLLGSMTNLGGLEKLLQQANSQMPVGVFFLLSGVLGGAGLLVATFQDYGMVAAMGLSLMGMSLPLLQMKRKRKRRFKEFERQLPEALDLMARALRAGHAFSVGMKMIGDEFPDPIGPEFSRTVEEISFGIDVPQAMNNLNGRVISTDLKFFVTALVVQRETGGNLAEIIEAISRLIRQRFELLGRVKALSAEGRMSGIILFCMPIVMSILLWFLNEAYMRILIEDEIGQMMALGSGLLMLVGAYVMKNMCDIKV, from the coding sequence ATGACCGTGGCCATTAGCATTGGCATATTTCTGTCCATCATTTTGTTTGTGGAGGGAGCCTATTACTGCTACCACCAATATGTGAATCCCCACAATAAGAATCTCAAGCGGCGCTTGCGTGGTGGATCAGGAAGACCGGGAGATCTTCAAAAAACCCAAGAAGCACCCGGAATTCTTCGAAATCGGAAAATGAGTGACATTCCGTGGATCCAAAATTTGTTGGGTTCTATGACCAACTTGGGAGGACTGGAAAAATTGCTCCAACAGGCCAATAGTCAAATGCCTGTTGGCGTGTTTTTCCTCTTATCCGGAGTGCTCGGAGGAGCCGGGTTACTGGTCGCGACCTTTCAAGACTATGGGATGGTTGCTGCCATGGGTCTCAGTCTTATGGGCATGAGTCTTCCTTTGCTTCAGATGAAACGGAAGCGGAAGCGTCGGTTTAAAGAATTTGAACGCCAATTGCCCGAAGCATTGGATTTGATGGCTCGTGCTCTTCGGGCGGGACATGCCTTTTCCGTGGGTATGAAGATGATCGGGGATGAATTTCCGGATCCGATTGGTCCCGAGTTTAGTCGGACTGTTGAGGAAATTTCGTTTGGAATCGATGTCCCTCAGGCGATGAACAATTTAAATGGTCGTGTGATCAGTACCGATTTGAAGTTTTTTGTCACGGCCTTAGTTGTTCAACGAGAAACAGGGGGAAATTTAGCAGAAATTATTGAGGCGATTTCCCGACTCATTCGGCAACGATTTGAGTTACTTGGTCGAGTCAAAGCGCTGTCGGCCGAAGGCCGGATGTCGGGGATTATTTTATTCTGCATGCCGATTGTTATGAGCATTCTGTTGTGGTTCTTGAATGAAGCCTACATGCGTATATTGATTGAGGATGAGATTGGTCAAATGATGGCTCTAGGTTCAGGTCTGTTAATGCTCGTGGGAGCCTATGTGATGAAAAACATGTGCGATATTAAAGTTTAG
- a CDS encoding AAA family ATPase: MKDKTWKPKRVGGDSSGASSDMPVIELSIRSTECKATLEGFIREIDGVRLKDGQDPGVPALMIMELEEKPEDTFSLIRELMKLNKGMEIFLTAARLESNILLEAMRAGAKEFLAQPLQKQEVSDAIMRFLERAAAPVRQGDGQRAAGKVLAFFGGKGGVGTTSIAVNLAAAIKKGPNNPSVALVDVNQHGGDLPLYLDLQPNHSFRDIATDLSRLDQAFLIRVLTKTELGIQVLPSGYDDLSTGRLSPDCVEATLRLLQSSFDYVILDCGHVLDLTTKKALELATLILVTSTLMVPVVHRTKRILELLRGSGFPAEKIRLVMNRFLSAEQDVLKETEEILKQKAFWLLPNDYPSASQAVNSGKPLIDVAPRSAVAQSYRDLASSFGGQSAKSASKGSLAGWLNPFKSRNVQSSPSGA; encoded by the coding sequence ATGAAGGATAAAACTTGGAAGCCAAAACGTGTAGGCGGAGATTCCTCAGGTGCCTCATCCGATATGCCGGTCATTGAGCTTTCCATTCGGTCAACAGAATGTAAGGCGACACTTGAGGGCTTCATTCGGGAGATTGACGGTGTGCGGCTCAAAGACGGTCAGGATCCCGGAGTTCCTGCACTTATGATTATGGAACTAGAAGAAAAGCCTGAGGATACGTTCTCCCTTATTCGAGAGCTGATGAAATTGAATAAAGGAATGGAGATATTCCTTACCGCCGCACGATTGGAGTCAAATATTTTATTGGAAGCCATGCGGGCCGGCGCCAAAGAGTTTTTGGCCCAACCGCTCCAAAAGCAAGAAGTGAGCGATGCGATAATGCGATTTTTGGAGCGAGCCGCAGCTCCGGTTCGTCAAGGTGACGGGCAACGAGCAGCTGGAAAGGTTCTGGCATTTTTTGGGGGAAAAGGTGGAGTGGGAACGACCAGTATCGCGGTCAATTTGGCCGCCGCTATCAAAAAAGGGCCGAACAACCCGTCCGTCGCCCTGGTGGATGTCAATCAGCATGGGGGAGATCTTCCCTTGTATCTCGATCTTCAACCGAACCATAGCTTCCGGGATATTGCGACCGATTTGTCCCGACTAGACCAAGCCTTTCTCATTCGTGTCCTTACCAAAACGGAATTGGGCATTCAAGTGCTCCCTTCGGGGTATGATGATCTCAGCACAGGTCGATTAAGTCCGGATTGTGTGGAGGCAACCCTTCGACTGCTTCAATCCAGCTTCGACTATGTCATTCTTGATTGTGGACATGTATTGGATTTGACGACAAAAAAGGCACTGGAGCTTGCGACGTTAATCCTGGTGACGTCTACATTAATGGTCCCCGTGGTTCATCGAACGAAGCGAATTTTAGAATTGTTGCGTGGATCCGGATTTCCTGCTGAAAAAATCCGATTGGTGATGAATCGATTTTTATCGGCGGAACAGGACGTGTTGAAAGAGACTGAAGAAATTCTAAAACAAAAAGCCTTCTGGCTGCTCCCTAATGATTATCCTTCAGCAAGTCAAGCCGTGAATAGTGGAAAGCCGTTGATCGATGTGGCTCCCCGGTCGGCAGTGGCTCAATCCTATCGGGATCTGGCCAGTTCATTTGGGGGACAATCCGCCAAATCGGCAAGCAAGGGATCGTTAGCCGGGTGGTTGAATCCCTTTAAAAGTCGGAATGTCCAATCATCCCCTTCAGGGGCATAA